Proteins co-encoded in one Marmota flaviventris isolate mMarFla1 chromosome 9, mMarFla1.hap1, whole genome shotgun sequence genomic window:
- the LOC114098577 gene encoding olfactory receptor 52A5-like, translated as MLTFNGSFFMPSVFTLVGIPGLESVQCWIGIPFCTMYVIAVIGNSLILVIIKKENSLHIPMYIFLAMLAATDMALSTCILPKMLGIFWFHWPEISFDACLLQMGLVHSFQGTESGVLLAMALDRYVAICNPLRHATVFSQKLLTHLGVGVTMRSAILSLPSLLLIKCRLKLYQTTVISHSYCEHMAVVKLAAEDIRVNKIYGLFVAFAILGFDIIFITMSYVRIFVTVFQLPQKEARVKAFNTCVAHICVFLPFYLLAFFSFFTHRFGSHIPPYVHILLSNLYLLVPPFLNPIVYGVKTKEIRRHVWKMFVSSPNS; from the coding sequence ATGCTCACATTCAATGGCTCCTTCTTCATGCCTTCTGTTTTTACACTAGTTGGGATTCCTGGCCTGGAGTCAGTGCAGTGCTGGATTGGGATTCCATTCTGCACCATGTACGTCATTGCTGTGATTGGGAATTCCCTCATTTTGGTtatcatcaaaaaagaaaacagcctcCACATACCCATGTACATATTTTTGGCCATGTTGGCAGCCACAGACATGGCACTTAGCACCTGTATTCTTCCCAAAATGTTAGGCATCTTCTGGTTTCATTGGCCAGAGATTTCTTTTGATGCCTGCCTCCTGCAAATGGGTCTTGTTCACTCATTCCAGGGAACTGAATCAGGCGTCCTGCTGGCAATGGCCCTGgatcgctatgtggccatctgtaaccCCTTGAGACATGCTACTGTCTTCTCCCAGAAACTCTTGACTCATCTTGGAGTGGGAGTAACAATGAGGTCTGCCATTCTTTCATTACCATCCCTGCTGCTTATCAAATGCCGACTGAAACTCTACCAAACTACAGTTATTTCCCACTCTTATTGCGAGCACATGGCTGTTGTGAAACTGGCTGCTGAAGACATCAGAGTCAACAAGATATATGGCCTATTTGTTGCCTTTGCCATCCTAGGATTTGACATAATCTTTATTACCATGTCCTATGTTCGAATCTTTGTCACTGTCTTCCAGTTGCCCCAGAAGGAGGCCCGAGTCAAGGCCTTCAATACCTGCGTAGCTCACATCTGTGTCTTCCTACCATTCTACCTCCTggccttcttctctttctttacacACAGGTTTGGTTCTCACATACCACCCTATGTTCATATCCTCTTGTCAAATCTTTACCTGTTAGTCCCACCTTTTCTCAACCCTATTGTCTATGGAGTTAAGACCAAAGAAATCCGCAGACATGTCTGGAAAATGTTTGTCTCCTCCCCAAATTCTTGA